In one Nitrospirota bacterium genomic region, the following are encoded:
- a CDS encoding P-II family nitrogen regulator → MKKIDAIIKPFKLDDVKDALHVLGVQGMTVTEVKGFGRQKGHTEVYRGTEYVIDFIPKVKIEVVVTDDLVEKVLESIEKAAKTGKIGDGKIFIYSVDDAVRIRTGERGDVAL, encoded by the coding sequence GACGCAATCATTAAGCCGTTTAAGCTTGACGATGTTAAAGATGCCCTGCATGTGCTGGGCGTTCAGGGAATGACCGTGACGGAGGTTAAGGGGTTTGGGAGGCAAAAGGGCCATACGGAGGTTTACAGGGGGACTGAGTATGTTATAGATTTCATACCAAAGGTGAAAATAGAGGTGGTAGTAACTGATGATTTGGTTGAAAAGGTGTTAGAGTCTATAGAGAAGGCCGCCAAAACCGGTAAAATCGGGGATGGCAAAATTTTTATTTACAGTGTTGATGACGCTGTAAGAATCAGAACAGGAGAGCGTGGAGACGTTGCTCTCTAA